One Mycolicibacterium goodii genomic region harbors:
- a CDS encoding glycosyltransferase — protein MKFVVATHGTRGDIEPSAAVSLELRRRGHEVRMAVPPNLVPFVERAGLTAAPYGVDSQQQLDADTFRDFWKVRNPIKALREGREYMVGGWGEMNATVTELADGADLLLTGTTYQEVVANVAERQRIPLAALHFFPHRANSQILPVPLPERLVPPLWAVVEWGYWRILKGAEDAQRRELGLPPATSRSVRRIVESGALEIQAYDEVFFPGLRQEWRGTRPFVGALTLQLPTDADSDVTAWATTGKPPIYFGFGSMPVESPGDAVAMISAVCAQLGERALISSGAWDLDDIPHDDHVKVVGAVNHAETFPLCRAVVHHGGAGTTAAGLRAGKPTLILWVGADQPVWAAAVKRLQVGTAERFSKVTQDSLRNRLHSVLSPRTARRAQEVAAQMTTPAASVAAAADLLEEKARAQRVSASGASPA, from the coding sequence ATGAAATTTGTAGTGGCAACCCACGGAACCCGAGGCGACATCGAACCGAGCGCGGCGGTGTCGCTGGAACTGCGCCGCCGCGGGCACGAAGTCCGAATGGCGGTACCGCCCAATCTCGTTCCGTTCGTGGAACGTGCCGGTCTGACCGCGGCCCCCTATGGCGTCGACTCCCAACAACAACTGGACGCTGACACTTTCCGCGATTTCTGGAAGGTCCGCAATCCGATCAAGGCCCTGCGTGAAGGCCGCGAATACATGGTCGGCGGTTGGGGTGAGATGAACGCCACCGTGACGGAACTGGCCGATGGCGCCGATCTGCTGCTGACCGGGACCACGTACCAGGAAGTCGTTGCCAATGTCGCCGAACGTCAACGCATACCGCTGGCAGCACTGCATTTCTTCCCGCACCGTGCCAATAGCCAGATTCTGCCGGTGCCGTTGCCCGAACGACTCGTGCCGCCGCTGTGGGCGGTCGTCGAATGGGGGTACTGGCGGATTCTGAAGGGGGCCGAGGACGCGCAGCGGCGCGAATTGGGTCTGCCGCCGGCCACCTCTCGTTCGGTACGGCGCATCGTGGAGAGCGGTGCACTCGAAATCCAGGCCTACGACGAGGTGTTCTTTCCCGGACTGCGTCAGGAGTGGCGGGGAACACGTCCGTTCGTCGGGGCGCTGACCCTCCAACTGCCGACCGATGCCGACTCGGACGTGACAGCTTGGGCCACAACTGGAAAGCCGCCGATCTACTTCGGCTTCGGCAGCATGCCGGTGGAGTCACCGGGCGATGCCGTCGCGATGATCTCGGCGGTGTGCGCGCAACTGGGAGAGCGCGCCTTGATCAGTTCGGGTGCGTGGGACCTCGACGACATTCCGCACGATGACCACGTCAAGGTGGTCGGCGCGGTCAATCACGCCGAGACCTTCCCGCTGTGCCGCGCGGTGGTGCACCACGGTGGTGCGGGCACCACCGCGGCCGGACTGCGCGCCGGGAAGCCCACGTTGATCTTGTGGGTGGGCGCCGATCAGCCGGTGTGGGCGGCGGCCGTGAAGAGGTTGCAAGTCGGTACGGCAGAACGGTTCTCGAAGGTCACGCAGGACTCGCTGCGGAACCGACTGCATTCGGTGCTTTCCCCGCGGACCGCGCGCCGTGCACAGGAAGTCGCCGCGCAGATGACCACACCCGCTGCCAGTGTCGCGGCGGCGGCCGACCTGCTCGAGGAGAAGGCGCGTGCGCAGCGGGTGTCGGCGTCCGGTGCCTCGCCGGCGTGA
- a CDS encoding O-methyltransferase — MLTRTLKLLSLKWITYGGWIADLPGRFPPAPQRDRIEAILAANHKRLGPQQVAEEYDLPDAKFTPREVSSPSFQGDVYAWLVMQRKPKTVIEFGSGFGVSGMFFGAGLEANQSGHLYSFEINDKWADVAEQSIAQVTKRFTLTRGAFEEHVKDVPGPIDLAFVDGIHTYDFVMQQWDILKPLMAPGGLVLFDDITYGQGMHEAWLDIARSDSVAGAVEFRRNRRLGLVEVR; from the coding sequence ATGCTGACGCGCACGTTGAAACTGCTCTCGTTGAAGTGGATTACCTACGGGGGCTGGATCGCCGATCTTCCCGGACGGTTCCCACCGGCACCCCAGCGGGACCGGATCGAGGCCATCCTGGCCGCCAACCACAAACGTCTGGGACCGCAGCAGGTGGCCGAAGAGTACGACCTCCCCGACGCGAAATTCACGCCGCGCGAGGTGAGTTCACCATCGTTTCAGGGTGATGTCTACGCGTGGCTCGTCATGCAGCGCAAGCCCAAGACCGTCATCGAGTTCGGTTCCGGATTCGGGGTGTCTGGCATGTTCTTCGGCGCCGGCCTTGAGGCGAATCAGTCCGGACATCTGTACAGCTTCGAGATCAACGACAAGTGGGCGGACGTGGCCGAGCAGTCCATCGCCCAGGTGACCAAGCGATTCACGCTGACGCGTGGGGCTTTTGAGGAGCATGTGAAAGATGTTCCCGGCCCGATCGATCTGGCATTCGTCGATGGCATCCACACGTACGACTTCGTCATGCAGCAGTGGGACATTCTGAAGCCGCTGATGGCACCCGGGGGCCTGGTGTTGTTCGACGACATCACCTACGGGCAGGGCATGCACGAGGCGTGGTTGGACATCGCCCGGTCCGACTCGGTCGCCGGAGCTGTGGAATTCCGCCGCAATCGACGCCTGGGACTCGTCGAGGTCAGGTGA
- a CDS encoding class I SAM-dependent methyltransferase, producing MLRALGALRQKTDYRRWAEPRNIYASWESRTERAAQLIPDGSRVIEFGAAKRVLERHLDPSCTYVPSDIVDRGPGTIVADLNERPLPNVEPDSYDVAVFMGVLEYIHDLPELVDWLAERFATCVASYACAPAKPHTLRAAREKVVRLQHGWMNSYTDEGLRSLFTDRGFTCHHEESWENQRLFVFSQLPSSS from the coding sequence ATGTTGAGAGCGCTTGGCGCCCTGCGTCAGAAGACCGATTACCGGCGCTGGGCCGAACCTCGCAACATCTATGCCTCGTGGGAGAGCCGCACCGAGCGGGCCGCGCAACTGATCCCCGACGGCAGCCGCGTGATCGAATTCGGCGCCGCGAAACGGGTGCTGGAACGCCATCTCGATCCGTCGTGCACGTACGTCCCGTCCGACATCGTCGATCGCGGACCGGGAACCATCGTCGCCGATCTGAACGAACGCCCGCTGCCGAATGTCGAGCCCGACTCCTACGACGTCGCGGTGTTCATGGGCGTGCTGGAGTACATTCACGACCTACCGGAGCTCGTGGACTGGCTGGCCGAGCGGTTCGCGACCTGCGTGGCGTCGTACGCGTGCGCACCCGCCAAGCCCCACACGTTGCGGGCCGCACGCGAGAAGGTCGTCCGCCTGCAGCACGGGTGGATGAACAGCTACACCGACGAGGGGCTGCGGTCGCTGTTCACCGATCGCGGTTTCACGTGCCACCACGAAGAAAGCTGGGAAAACCAACGCCTGTTTGTGTTTTCACAGCTTCCTTCGTCGAGCTGA
- a CDS encoding polysaccharide pyruvyl transferase family protein, whose protein sequence is MSINSAADRDAAATSSTPSVGYLGWHGRGNLGDDAIYDAVRAQLPGVGFADLPVLPGERFRASLTGLNRSLRRSAQVIGGGTLIGRRHWRRLSGRGLKLTSAQGSYAIGVGVEDPVFEGRRSGSGPDELRRWIPLLSRFRVVSVRGPRSAELLADAGLSVKVAGDPALSLPRPDVAPQDGLIGLNLGFGDDLWGHDPAGVADVISGAVRELSTRGYRFVGILMNGSDRRWTAQALAGTGAQIVAPGDAAGAAAELARCSAVIVSRLHAGILAALSQTPVVSLEYQPKCRDFALSIDDERALMRTDALSASAVVERVLATLDDSQAIRARTRAAVDALRTCLDADYGVLRTDLGSPAP, encoded by the coding sequence ATGAGTATCAACAGCGCAGCTGATCGCGATGCGGCGGCCACCTCGTCGACCCCGTCGGTCGGGTATCTGGGATGGCACGGTCGGGGGAATCTCGGTGACGACGCGATCTACGACGCGGTGCGTGCGCAACTGCCGGGTGTGGGTTTCGCGGATCTGCCGGTGCTGCCGGGGGAGCGGTTCCGCGCGAGCCTGACCGGCCTCAACCGGTCCTTGCGGCGCAGCGCCCAGGTCATCGGCGGCGGAACCCTGATCGGCAGGCGGCATTGGCGGAGGCTTTCCGGCCGTGGGCTGAAACTCACGAGCGCGCAGGGCAGTTACGCCATCGGAGTCGGTGTGGAGGACCCTGTTTTCGAGGGCCGCCGCAGCGGCTCCGGGCCCGATGAGCTCCGACGCTGGATTCCCCTGTTGTCGCGGTTTCGGGTGGTCTCGGTGCGGGGGCCGCGAAGCGCGGAGTTGCTGGCAGATGCGGGACTTTCCGTGAAGGTCGCCGGAGATCCGGCGTTGTCGCTGCCGCGGCCCGACGTCGCGCCGCAGGATGGACTGATCGGGTTGAACCTGGGGTTCGGCGACGATCTGTGGGGTCATGACCCGGCGGGTGTGGCTGATGTGATTTCCGGGGCGGTACGGGAGCTTTCGACGCGCGGGTACCGGTTTGTGGGAATCCTGATGAACGGTTCGGATCGGCGCTGGACCGCGCAGGCATTGGCAGGCACCGGGGCGCAGATCGTGGCGCCGGGAGATGCCGCAGGCGCGGCGGCCGAGCTTGCTCGCTGCTCGGCGGTAATCGTGAGCCGTCTGCACGCCGGAATTCTGGCGGCCTTGTCGCAGACACCGGTCGTCTCGCTGGAGTACCAGCCGAAGTGCCGCGATTTCGCGCTGTCGATCGACGACGAGCGTGCGTTGATGCGTACCGACGCCCTCAGTGCATCCGCCGTGGTGGAGCGGGTGCTCGCCACCCTGGATGATTCGCAGGCGATCCGCGCAAGAACACGCGCGGCCGTCGACGCGCTGCGCACATGTCTTGACGCCGATTACGGTGTGCTGCGAACCGATCTCGGTTCACCTGCGCCATGA
- a CDS encoding PE-PPE domain-containing protein yields MRVVMRDARVTLIALLSVVALGLVSTVVSVAAAAARTSVLIMGGSGDPLTTDQDGLPFIRDYTTKVVTNFVTPSASRPGSGIPGGPYNAVAVITPAEFNSGHPSDNSLTFDRSVAAGTEKLDTCINSGEACDINEDIGSDRPAADDDLVVFGFSQSAAIATLEKARLAAKYPFGEGPDVSFILTANGNRPNGGFLARGPQGFTIPLGFPNGGVTFNGSTPTNTQYSTIDIAIQYDGWADQPINPANLLAVANANAGQRLLHPHYADHSLDEPGIIDQGQYGDTRYLMIPADTLPLLYELSQTPVVGSFLADVLDAPLRVLVESGYDRTSSPGEPKPWTLVPAKDPLKTAVDFVVAIPTGWDNAIENINGTRPFGTQRPGPFGVGGPDVDYLNPPADAVESPAETAEGTSSTSAATLVSLRKSLTESRIDPTADQVVAITEKATRQEHQTVDAPNDTTGDEPETAGTATSPDSTGSTQQPSDPKSSTDATGDSRTAAESTDTADTAAKRGPKQQGRAAGAKSGEVTSDPQKPSGDEDSSSSSHPASGAATASTDASGGRHRAPDSGAAASKPSSRATNAKPKHAAPDNGDRRTESAAAHRPAKRDTNAPEKSDKSEKSDKSEKSEKSDKSASAAKS; encoded by the coding sequence ATGCGCGTTGTGATGCGCGATGCTCGCGTGACGCTGATCGCTCTGCTGAGTGTCGTTGCGCTGGGGTTGGTTTCGACGGTCGTGTCGGTCGCCGCGGCGGCCGCACGGACCAGCGTCCTGATCATGGGTGGATCGGGCGATCCGCTCACCACGGATCAGGACGGCCTGCCGTTCATCCGCGACTACACGACAAAAGTCGTCACGAACTTCGTCACGCCCTCGGCATCCCGACCCGGCAGCGGTATTCCCGGTGGGCCGTACAACGCCGTCGCGGTCATCACGCCGGCGGAGTTCAACTCCGGTCACCCGTCGGACAACTCGTTGACCTTCGACAGGTCGGTCGCGGCGGGCACCGAGAAACTCGACACCTGCATCAACTCGGGCGAGGCGTGCGACATCAACGAGGACATCGGATCCGATCGGCCCGCGGCCGACGATGATCTGGTGGTTTTCGGGTTCTCTCAGAGCGCGGCCATCGCCACCCTGGAGAAGGCCCGGCTCGCCGCGAAGTACCCGTTCGGCGAGGGGCCGGACGTGTCGTTCATCCTCACGGCCAACGGAAATCGACCCAACGGGGGATTTCTGGCCCGTGGCCCCCAGGGTTTCACCATCCCGCTCGGATTCCCGAACGGTGGCGTGACGTTCAACGGTTCGACTCCGACGAACACCCAGTACTCGACGATCGACATCGCGATCCAGTACGACGGCTGGGCGGACCAACCGATCAACCCCGCCAACCTGCTGGCAGTGGCCAATGCAAACGCCGGACAGCGGCTTCTGCATCCCCATTACGCCGACCACAGCCTCGATGAACCCGGCATCATCGACCAGGGGCAGTACGGCGACACCAGATACCTGATGATTCCCGCCGACACGTTGCCGCTGCTCTACGAACTGTCGCAGACCCCGGTGGTCGGCTCGTTTTTGGCCGATGTTCTCGATGCGCCGCTTCGGGTTCTCGTGGAGTCCGGGTACGACCGGACGTCGAGCCCCGGTGAACCCAAACCGTGGACGTTGGTTCCGGCTAAAGACCCGCTGAAGACGGCGGTCGATTTCGTCGTCGCGATTCCCACCGGATGGGACAACGCGATCGAGAACATCAACGGCACACGACCGTTCGGCACACAACGTCCAGGTCCGTTCGGAGTCGGTGGCCCCGATGTGGACTACCTGAACCCTCCCGCCGATGCTGTGGAAAGCCCGGCGGAAACTGCCGAGGGCACTTCCTCGACATCTGCGGCCACGCTGGTGTCGCTGCGGAAGTCTCTCACCGAGTCGCGCATCGATCCGACTGCCGACCAGGTCGTCGCGATCACCGAGAAGGCGACGCGACAAGAACATCAGACCGTCGACGCGCCGAACGACACAACCGGTGACGAGCCGGAAACCGCCGGGACGGCCACGAGCCCGGATTCCACCGGATCGACGCAGCAGCCGTCGGACCCGAAATCCTCGACGGACGCGACGGGCGACTCGCGGACCGCGGCGGAAAGTACCGACACTGCGGATACCGCGGCGAAACGCGGGCCGAAACAGCAGGGCCGCGCCGCGGGTGCGAAGTCCGGTGAGGTGACCTCGGATCCGCAAAAGCCCTCCGGTGACGAGGATTCTTCGTCGAGCAGCCACCCTGCGAGTGGCGCCGCCACAGCGTCGACAGACGCCTCCGGTGGCAGACACCGTGCGCCCGATTCCGGCGCGGCCGCATCGAAACCGTCGTCGCGTGCCACGAACGCAAAGCCGAAACACGCCGCACCCGACAACGGTGATCGGCGGACCGAATCGGCTGCGGCGCATCGTCCGGCCAAGCGCGATACGAACGCGCCGGAAAAGTCCGACAAGTCGGAGAAGTCCGACAAGTCGGAAAAGTCGGAGAAGTCCGACAAGTCGGCATCGGCCGCCAAGAGTTAG
- a CDS encoding GAP family protein, which yields MWSAVLVLALMSAVDPVRIGITLLLIGRERPVANLLAYWLGLMVTGVGLAVIALMFLPGVVRPVTDFVVAAAEEPVIPPMQIALGLLAIPVAVIIAMRARRRTMIAPATEIRDPVSAMAFAAAAQTAPASSSRLPRLSWPALFSGRWGNSVAMAFAAGLFSATPPLEYCFAILAIAASGAAIGTQVSAAIVFSLVAFAIAEIPLLGYLASPAKTKAVVAKLHDWIGAYRKPIFACILGVFGVVMLASGVSTI from the coding sequence ATGTGGAGCGCAGTCCTGGTACTCGCGCTTATGTCTGCGGTGGATCCGGTGCGGATCGGAATCACATTGCTGCTGATCGGGCGTGAACGACCGGTGGCCAACCTGTTGGCGTACTGGCTGGGCCTGATGGTGACCGGCGTGGGCCTTGCCGTCATCGCGCTGATGTTCCTGCCCGGTGTGGTGCGACCGGTGACCGATTTCGTCGTCGCCGCCGCGGAGGAACCCGTCATCCCACCGATGCAGATCGCTCTGGGCCTGCTTGCGATACCCGTTGCGGTGATCATCGCGATGCGGGCTCGTCGCCGGACGATGATCGCCCCGGCAACCGAGATCCGGGATCCGGTTTCGGCCATGGCCTTTGCCGCCGCCGCACAGACGGCGCCCGCGAGCTCGTCGCGGCTGCCCCGGCTGTCCTGGCCTGCACTGTTCTCGGGCCGGTGGGGGAACTCGGTCGCGATGGCGTTCGCCGCGGGCCTGTTCTCGGCGACGCCGCCACTGGAGTACTGCTTCGCGATTCTCGCGATCGCCGCGTCCGGGGCCGCGATCGGCACCCAGGTCAGCGCTGCGATCGTGTTCTCACTCGTGGCATTCGCGATCGCGGAGATACCGCTGCTGGGTTACCTGGCGTCGCCGGCGAAGACCAAAGCCGTTGTCGCGAAACTGCACGACTGGATCGGCGCATACCGCAAACCGATCTTCGCGTGCATCCTCGGGGTGTTCGGTGTGGTGATGCTCGCCAGCGGCGTGTCGACGATCTGA
- a CDS encoding glycosyltransferase family 2 protein — protein MATKMPVVAAIPNYNMGDNLDRLLPQVLAQGYDDVFVLDDASTDDSADVVRQFGGDVKFVRSPHNQGAGANRNQIIDCVDDGTLIHFVDADMELQTDRIPETAREVFSRYTHRGVGLIGGLVCRHDGIQEPHNYGAVFSAWGGLTSGLPLMIDRLRETPRIAAAAQRLAAPLMRDWPNILATPTPTPAYWLHEGNMLVDSGVLRSLGGYDPALRCHETQDLAIRMEKRGIGRQFDPEIKVIHLHIDVRGKNRNRWANRAVRQLIRKHGLMRWLCDR, from the coding sequence ATGGCAACGAAGATGCCGGTGGTCGCGGCCATCCCGAACTACAACATGGGCGACAATCTCGACAGACTCCTTCCGCAGGTGCTGGCGCAGGGCTACGACGACGTCTTCGTACTCGATGACGCCTCGACCGACGACAGCGCCGACGTGGTACGCCAATTCGGCGGCGACGTGAAGTTCGTGCGCAGCCCGCACAACCAGGGGGCCGGCGCCAACCGCAACCAGATCATCGACTGCGTCGACGACGGCACGCTCATCCACTTCGTCGATGCCGACATGGAGTTGCAGACCGACCGGATACCCGAGACCGCGCGAGAAGTCTTCTCGCGCTACACCCATCGCGGTGTCGGTCTGATCGGCGGTCTGGTGTGCAGGCACGACGGCATCCAGGAACCCCACAACTACGGCGCGGTGTTCTCCGCATGGGGTGGTCTCACCTCCGGGCTGCCCCTGATGATCGACCGGTTGCGGGAGACCCCGCGGATCGCGGCCGCGGCGCAACGACTCGCCGCACCGCTCATGCGTGACTGGCCCAACATCCTGGCCACGCCCACGCCGACGCCCGCGTACTGGCTACACGAAGGAAACATGCTCGTCGACTCCGGAGTGCTGCGGTCACTCGGTGGCTACGATCCGGCACTGCGGTGCCACGAGACCCAGGACCTGGCCATCCGGATGGAAAAGCGGGGCATCGGACGGCAATTCGACCCCGAGATCAAGGTCATCCACCTGCACATCGATGTCCGGGGTAAGAACCGCAACCGGTGGGCGAACCGGGCCGTGCGGCAGTTGATCCGCAAACACGGCCTGATGCGCTGGCTCTGCGACCGCTGA
- a CDS encoding AMP-binding protein, with translation MTRSSVIGVLRERASLQPGDAAFTFIDYDADPDGVAHTLTWSQLNRRVQSLAHEMQCRSAVGDRAVILAPQGLDYVVAFLASLQAGRIGVPLSVPFPGVHDERVTAVLHDTAPSIVLTTSQVSSHIAEYLEPQAGQATPWIAEIDTLDLDTRRRPVKREQAPETAYLQYTSGSTRTPAGVMVSHRNLTANFEQIVAGFFSDNVAPSDTTSVSWLPLYHDMGLMLGLCAPVLGGWHTVLISPFAFLARPARWIQLLASHPATVTAAPNFAFDLAARKTSDADLAGMNLGDVRCVLSGSERVHEPTLRRFADRFSAFDLHEEALRPSYGLAEATLFVATRQPGQPPRVARFAAEELSAGRAVPCDDENGTALVSYGMPESPSVRIVDPGTRSECPSGTVGEIWVHGENVCAGYWEQSERTETTFGASIEDPSAGTPRGPWLRTGDLGFVSHGELFIVGRIKDVVIIRGRNHYPDDIEATIAEITRARAAAISVDKDDTEHLVVIAEVRENPKNPDGDMAEYLVDLEGEVIAGISRSHGIIPADLVLVPRGSIPITTSGKVRRAACAEQYRNDAFARLVTA, from the coding sequence ATGACCCGCAGTTCTGTCATCGGTGTTCTGCGCGAGCGAGCCAGCCTGCAACCCGGCGACGCCGCATTCACATTCATCGACTACGACGCCGACCCCGATGGCGTCGCACACACCCTCACGTGGTCGCAGCTGAACCGTCGTGTTCAGAGCCTCGCCCACGAGATGCAGTGCCGCAGCGCGGTCGGTGACCGTGCGGTCATCCTCGCACCGCAGGGCCTCGACTACGTCGTCGCGTTTCTCGCGTCGTTGCAGGCCGGGCGGATCGGCGTCCCGCTGTCGGTGCCGTTCCCCGGCGTACACGACGAACGTGTCACGGCGGTCCTGCACGACACCGCACCGTCGATCGTGCTCACCACCTCGCAGGTGTCCTCGCACATCGCCGAATACCTTGAGCCGCAGGCCGGTCAGGCCACCCCGTGGATCGCCGAGATCGATACGCTCGACCTCGACACCAGGCGCCGCCCGGTCAAACGCGAACAGGCACCGGAAACCGCGTACCTGCAGTACACGTCGGGTTCGACGCGTACCCCGGCCGGTGTGATGGTGTCGCACCGCAACCTGACCGCCAATTTCGAGCAGATCGTCGCGGGATTCTTTTCCGACAACGTCGCGCCCTCGGACACGACGTCCGTGTCGTGGCTTCCGCTGTATCACGACATGGGGCTGATGCTGGGTCTGTGTGCCCCTGTCCTCGGCGGCTGGCACACCGTGCTCATCAGCCCGTTCGCGTTCCTGGCCAGGCCGGCCCGGTGGATACAACTGTTGGCGAGCCACCCCGCCACGGTGACCGCGGCACCCAACTTCGCGTTCGACCTGGCGGCGAGGAAGACCTCGGATGCCGACCTCGCCGGCATGAACCTCGGGGACGTGCGCTGTGTGCTGAGCGGTAGTGAACGCGTGCACGAACCGACGCTGCGCCGGTTCGCCGACCGGTTCTCCGCGTTCGACCTCCACGAAGAGGCGCTGCGCCCGTCGTACGGTCTGGCCGAGGCGACCCTGTTCGTGGCGACCCGCCAGCCCGGCCAGCCGCCGAGAGTCGCCCGGTTCGCCGCCGAAGAACTGTCCGCGGGCCGCGCCGTACCGTGCGACGACGAAAACGGCACGGCTCTGGTGAGTTACGGCATGCCGGAGTCACCATCGGTGCGCATCGTCGATCCCGGAACCCGATCGGAGTGCCCGTCCGGAACGGTCGGCGAGATCTGGGTACACGGAGAGAACGTGTGTGCGGGGTACTGGGAGCAGTCCGAACGCACCGAGACCACCTTCGGCGCGTCGATCGAAGACCCGTCCGCCGGGACACCGCGTGGACCGTGGTTGCGCACCGGCGATCTGGGATTCGTCTCGCACGGTGAACTGTTCATCGTCGGTCGCATCAAGGACGTCGTGATCATCCGCGGCCGCAACCACTACCCCGACGACATCGAGGCCACCATCGCCGAGATCACGCGCGCCCGCGCCGCGGCGATCTCGGTGGACAAGGACGATACCGAGCACCTCGTGGTGATCGCGGAGGTCAGGGAGAACCCCAAGAACCCCGACGGCGACATGGCCGAGTACCTCGTCGACCTCGAAGGCGAAGTGATCGCGGGAATTTCCCGCTCGCACGGCATCATCCCCGCAGATCTCGTGCTGGTGCCGCGCGGCTCGATCCCGATCACCACCAGCGGCAAGGTGCGCCGCGCTGCGTGCGCCGAGCAGTACCGCAACGACGCGTTCGCCCGTCTCGTCACCGCGTAG
- a CDS encoding condensation domain-containing protein: MFELTDIQNWVDAPGKHVSWGPSRSTSAKVAEAPASDVPASYQQAQHLRAYREHTARGVPMARLTVPVWNMKGQCDIRAMTYVINAYLRRHDTYHSRFEFTVDDRIIRRKLRNPRDVSFVPTDHGVQTCEQWREHVLDTPGPLQWDCFRFGIIQRADHFTCYMSVDHVHVDATFLGLMLVEIHLMYAALVSGGAPISLPPAGSYDDYCLRQRKYTSGLTLDSPEIKEWITFLEGNNGTLPKFPLPLGDLSVPCTGDLMTVQLLDEPQTRGFESACVAAGSRFIGGVFAGAAIAQYQLTGIDTYYVITPTTTRATEAEVLATGWFTGTVPISVPVGASFAETARTAQKAFDSGLHLAHVPFDRVLELGATERGLRPPDPGVPMVSYLDATAAPLSPAVVAEWNAINGRIYSEMGAANQVGMWVNQFGSGTWITVAFPNNPVARQSVEHYVEALKSVCVGVSEGRPEAMAVDQVTEFDLKSA, from the coding sequence ATGTTCGAGCTGACCGACATCCAGAACTGGGTCGACGCTCCTGGCAAACACGTGTCGTGGGGCCCCTCCCGGAGCACATCGGCGAAGGTTGCCGAGGCCCCGGCGAGCGATGTGCCCGCCAGTTATCAGCAGGCCCAGCATCTACGCGCATACCGCGAGCACACCGCCAGGGGCGTGCCGATGGCTCGCCTGACCGTTCCGGTGTGGAACATGAAGGGCCAATGCGACATCCGGGCGATGACGTATGTGATCAATGCCTACCTCCGTAGGCATGACACCTATCACAGCCGCTTCGAGTTCACCGTCGACGACCGCATCATCCGCCGCAAGCTCCGCAACCCCAGGGATGTGAGCTTCGTACCGACCGACCATGGTGTGCAGACCTGCGAACAGTGGCGCGAGCACGTCCTGGACACCCCCGGTCCGCTGCAGTGGGATTGCTTCCGGTTCGGGATCATCCAGCGCGCCGATCACTTCACCTGCTACATGAGCGTCGACCACGTGCACGTGGATGCCACATTCCTCGGGTTGATGCTCGTCGAGATCCACCTGATGTACGCGGCACTGGTGAGCGGCGGCGCGCCGATCTCACTGCCGCCCGCCGGCAGCTACGACGACTACTGCCTGCGGCAGCGCAAGTACACCTCGGGGCTCACGCTCGACTCCCCCGAGATCAAGGAGTGGATCACCTTCCTCGAGGGCAACAACGGCACCCTGCCCAAGTTCCCCCTGCCGCTCGGTGACCTGTCGGTGCCGTGCACCGGCGACCTGATGACGGTGCAACTGCTCGACGAACCCCAGACGCGGGGTTTCGAATCCGCCTGCGTCGCAGCGGGTTCGCGGTTCATCGGCGGAGTCTTCGCCGGTGCTGCGATCGCGCAGTACCAGTTGACCGGTATCGACACCTACTACGTCATCACGCCCACGACGACCCGAGCCACCGAGGCAGAGGTGCTGGCGACCGGGTGGTTCACCGGGACCGTGCCGATTTCGGTACCCGTCGGTGCGTCGTTCGCCGAGACGGCCCGTACTGCCCAGAAGGCGTTCGACTCGGGTCTGCACCTCGCGCATGTCCCGTTCGACCGCGTGCTCGAGTTGGGCGCCACCGAGCGGGGCCTTCGGCCGCCGGACCCCGGCGTGCCCATGGTGTCGTACCTCGATGCCACCGCCGCTCCGCTCTCCCCTGCCGTCGTCGCCGAGTGGAATGCGATCAACGGACGGATCTACAGCGAGATGGGCGCGGCCAACCAGGTCGGCATGTGGGTGAACCAGTTCGGCAGCGGCACGTGGATCACGGTGGCGTTCCCGAACAATCCCGTTGCGCGCCAGTCGGTCGAGCACTACGTGGAGGCCCTCAAGTCCGTGTGCGTCGGGGTGTCCGAGGGCCGGCCCGAGGCCATGGCGGTCGATCAGGTCACCGAGTTCGACCTCAAATCGGCCTGA